A genomic segment from Tachysurus fulvidraco isolate hzauxx_2018 chromosome 21, HZAU_PFXX_2.0, whole genome shotgun sequence encodes:
- the serpinf2a gene encoding alpha-2-antiplasmin: MKLCPSLLMLLCLLRHGLMGEVSPENATLLSSLPLNGTSTPYQVAQDCNLSLESRQALGGAIAQLGLKLLANLQPGPEQPNVVLSPLSISLALSQLALGARNETKERLLGALHAELLSDYYEVLSCLQDQLMVKAIKVASRIYLKPGFDLKKDFLEKSLQLFRSAPTPLTSVDEVNQWVEEATDDHIKNFLSVLPPSVVLMLINAVHFKGEWKSRFDARFTTKDLFYIDRQTSVKVDMMMGSKHPLSMFVDGEQGIQVARFPFQGNVSFLVVMPMPSQNLARAATNLNISDLYRRLPSEIPMLVKLPKFKLEYKQDLQQALTSMGLGTLFSGPDLSGVAEGPLVVSGVQHASSIELNEEGAVASAATSVTLVRTIPIFAVNMPFIFAVVDDVSHTPLFLGMVTNPNPRATVKLSDDPETLGILNSNMPSDMPQNDHPYSDNMLHDDSQ; the protein is encoded by the exons ATGAAGCTCTGTCCTTCACTGCTGATGCTGCTCTGTTTGCTTAGACATGGACTGATG GGTGAAGTTTCTCCTGAGAACGCCACTCTGCTCAGCTCTCTTCCACTTAATGGCACCAGTACTCCTTACCAGGTTGCTCAGGACTGCAACCTGAGCCTGGAGTCTCGACAGGCTCTCGGTGGCGCTATAGCTCAGCTGGGGCTAAAGCTACTGGCGAATCTGCAGCCTGGGCCTGAACAACCAAATGTCGTTTTGTCTCCACTGAGCATTTCTCTTGCGCTTTCACAGTTAGCTTTGG GTGCCAGGAATGAGACTAAGGAGCGACTGTTAGGAGCTTTACATGCGGAATTGTTATCTGACTATTATGAAGTTTTAAGCTGCCTCCAAGATCAACTGATGGTCAAGGCCATTAAAGTGGCCTCTCGTATCTACCTCAAACCAG GCTTTGACCTGAAGAAAGACTTTCTGGAAAAATCCCTTCAACTGTTCAGATCCGCACCTACACCGCTCACTTCTGTAGACGAAGTTAACCAGTGGGTCGAGGAGGCTACCGACGATCACATCAAGAACTTTTTGTCCGTTCTTCCACCCAGTGTTGTCTTGATGCTGATAAATGCTGTTCATTTTAAAG GGGAGTGGAAGTCTCGCTTTGACGCACGCTTTACCACCAAGGATCTTTTCTacattgacagacagacatcaGTAAAGGTGGACATGATGATGGGGTCCAAACATCCTCTCAGCATGTTTGTGGATGGAGAGCAAGGCATACAG GTTGCTCGATTCCCTTTTCAGGGAAATGTAAGCTTCCTGGTAGTCATGCCCATGCCATCACAGAATTTAGCAAGAGCAGCTACCAACCTCAACATCTCCGATCTGTATCGACGTCTACCAAGCGAGATACCAATGCTGGTCAAACTGCCCAAGTTCAAACTAGAATATAAACAGGATTTGCAACAAGCACTCACAAGCATGG GATTGGGTACACTATTCTCTGGACCTGATCTATCCGGTGTTGCAGAGGGTCCACTTGTAGTCTCGGGTGTGCAACATGCCTCCAGCATAGAATTAAATGAAGAGGGAGCTGTGGCCTCAGCTGCTACATCGGtcactctggtgcgcaccatcCCCATATTCGCGGTCAACATGCCGTTCATCTTTGCTGTGGTGGATGACGTCTCGCACACGCCTCTCTTCCTCGGCATGGTCACCAACCCAAATCCCAGAGCGACTGTCAAATTAAGTGATGACCCAGAAACCTTAGGTATTTTGAACAGCAACATGCCAAGCGATATGCCACAGAATGATCACCCGTACTCAGATAACATGCTGCATGATGATTCTCAGTGA
- the slc13a5a gene encoding solute carrier family 13 member 5a: MFGLLFKAICRSKKGLILFCSPFLLLPLPLVIGTTEARCAFVIGLTAVYWCTEVLPLAITALLPVVLFPLFGIMTSKDVCMQYLKDTNMLFLGGLMVAVAVEDWNLHKRIALRFLLSVGVRPALLMLGFMSVTAFLSMWISNTATTAMMVPIVQAVLKQLNTAGEDEEAGAPSEHEENLPNIQANGQVLVNGLSFSTQNTTEQCNESKEMMKMCKGMMLSVCYAASIGGTATLTGTGPNLVLTGQMNQLFPDNPDVVNFASWFGFAFPNMIIMLLAAWLWLQIVFLGCNFRKTWGCGTARTEKEIAAYNVICEEYRRLGPMSFGEISVLTLLGLLVVLWFSRDPGYVDGWATLLFNADKEYVTDATVAMFVAALLFVLPAKPPCPFPWRTQSFGTDPQSNSEPRTTLLSWPVVQKKMPWGIILLLGGGFALAKGSEESGLSRWLGEQMTPLQTIPPYAIVIIVCLMIATFTECISNVATATLFLPIIASMSQFIGMNPLYVMIPCTLSASFAFMLPVATPPNAIVFSYGYLKVSDMAKTGIVMNIIGILSITLAINSWGRALFSLDTFPSWANTTAV, from the exons aTGTTCGGGTTGCTGTTTAAAGCCATCTGTAGATCGaagaaaggacttatcctttTTTGCAGTCCGTTTCTTCTCCTACCCCTGCCCCTGGTCATCGGAACCACG GAAGCTCGTTGTGCCTTTGTTATCGGGCTGACGGCAGTGTATTGGTGTACCGAGGTGCTGCCTTTGGCTATTACGGCTCTCTTACCGGTTGTGCTCTTTCCTCTGTTTGGTATCATGACCTCTAAGGAT gttTGCATGCAGTACCTGAAGGACACAAACATGCTGTTTTTGGGTGGTCTGATGGTAGCCGTCGCTGTGGAGGACTGGAATTTGCACAAACGAATTGCACTGCGATTTTTGCTCAGCGTCGGGGTGCGACCTGCCCT GCTGATGTTAGGTTTCATGAGCGTGACAGCGTTCCTCTCAATGTGGATCAGCAACACTGCCACTACGGCCATGATGGTGCCCATAGTGCAGGCGGTGCTGAAGCAACTCAACACAGCGGGAGAAGACGAAGAAGCAGGAGCTCCTTCAGAACATGAGGAAAACCTGCCTAATATACAGGCTAATGGTCAGG tGCTTGTGAATGGCCTCAGCTtttccacacaaaacacaacagaacagtGTAATGAATCCAAAGAGATGATGAAAATGTGTAAGGGCATgatgctgagtgtgtgttatgctgCTAGCATTGGTGGAACTGCTACACTAACAGGCACTGGGCCCAATCTGGTCCTCACAGGACAAATGAACCA ACTCTTCCCAGACAACCCAGATGTTGTAAACTTTGCCTCCTGGTTTGGGTTCGCCTTCCCTAACATGATTATTATGCTCTTGGCAGCCTGGCTGTGGTTACAGATTGTGTTCCTGGGCTGCAA TTTCAGAAAAACGTGGGGCTGCGGCACAGCGAGGACGGAGAAAGAGATCGCTGCGTATAACGTGATCTGCGAGGAGTATCGTAGACTTGGGCCCATGTCCTTTGGAGAAATAAGCGTTTTAACACTCTTGGGCCTGCTGGTGGTTCTATGGTTCAGTCGCGACCCAGGTTATGTGGACGGCTGGGCAACACTCCTTTTCAACGCTGATAAAGA GTACGTGACAGACGCCACAGTGGCGATGTTTGTCGCCGCTCTTCTCTTCGTGCTTCCCGCTAAGCCACCCTGCCCGTTCCCTTGGAGGACACAGAGCTTCGGTACAG ATCCTCAGTCCAACAGTGAACCCCGGACCACTTTACTGTCCTGGCCGGTTGTGCAAAAGAAGATGCCGTGGGGTATAATCTTACTACTCGGAGGAGGTTTTGCTCTAGCTAAGGGCAGTGAG GAATCAGGTTTATCCAGATGGCTCGGGGAACAGATGACTCCACTCCAGACCATTCCTCCGTATGCTATCGTTATTATCGTGTGCCTGATGATCGCCACCTTTACAGAATGCATCAGCAACGTAGCCACGGCAACCCTGTTTCTCCCGATCATCGCCTCTATG TCCCAGTTTATAGGTATGAACCCGCTGTATGTGATGATTCCCTGCACCCTCAGTGCCTCCTTCGCCTTCATGCTCCCAGTGGCGACTCCACCGAATGCCATCGTTTTCTCTTACGGGTATCTGAAAGTATCTGACATG GCCAAAACAGGGATTGTCATGAACATCATTGGGATCCTGTCCATCACTCTGGCCATCAACAGCTGGGGAAGAGCCTTGTTCAGTTTAGACACATTTCCCAGTTGGGCGAACACCACAGCGGTCTGA
- the LOC113646972 gene encoding uncharacterized protein LOC113646972, translating to MYSKCKERGFHVRKEDIRLIPSTLDPLGTEMRRKRRLHRIVYFSKGPNFVWRVYSCDKLKPFGICINGAIDGFSRKILWLNAYCTSSDPKVIGGYFLETVRTFGGSPQILRADMGTENSVIRDVQRYLRRGDADQLAGERSFIYGKSTANQRIESWWGILGKECVDLWLEYFHQIKDEGYFDGSFLDKNLVILFPGFDPGRAGFDQRPVEQPPDSSIKK from the exons ATGTATAGTAAATGCAAGGAAAGAGGATTTCATGTGCGCAAAGAAGACATCCGCCTCATTCCGTCAACTCTTGATCCATTGGGCACAGAAATGCGAAGAAAAAGAAGACTGCACAGGATAGTGTACTTTTCAAAAGGCCCCAATTTTGTGTGGCGTGTTTACTCTTGCGACAAATTGAAGCCATTTGGCATATGTATCAATGGGGCTATTGATGGATTCTCAAGGAAAATACTATGGCTGAATGCATATTGCACAAGCAGTGACCCTAAAGTCATAGGAGGTTACTTCCTTGAAACAGTAAGAACTTTTGGTGGCTCGCCTCAAATCCTGAGAGCAGACATGGGAACAGAAAATAGTGTTATTAGGGATGTTCAAAGGTACTTGCGACGTGGTGATGCCGATCAACTTGCTGGAGAAAGAAGCTTCATCTATGGCAAAAGTACAGCCAACCAAAGAATTGAGAGCTGGTGGGGTATTCTTGGAAAAGAATGTGTGGATTTATGGCTTGAATATTTTCACCAGATTAAAGATGAAGGCTACTTCGATGGCAGCTTTCTGGACAAGAACCTTGTTATTCTGTTTCCTGGGTTTGATCCAG GAAGAGCTGGATTCGACCAAAGACCCGTGGAACAGCCACCTGATTCGTCCATTAAGAAATAG